Within Felis catus isolate Fca126 chromosome A1, F.catus_Fca126_mat1.0, whole genome shotgun sequence, the genomic segment TATGAATACCTCTTTTGTATAAAAGAAACAGTCTTGTTGAAGAGAAGTTGTATCCTATTGGTATAATATACAACACTCATATTTCTCCTGCCCTAAGACCCACAGGAGAGCTAATAATGTTTGCCTTCCCGAAATAAATAACAGATGAATCTTCAAAAATCCATTCACAAAATTTTTGTTACAATTATATTCAAACTCCATTGCCAAAAGCACCAGTGATGACCAACAAGAGTTTCCCAACTGGCTTCATTCTTCTTGGTTTCTCTGAATGGCCTCATCTAGAAATGCTTCTTTTCTGGATTGTGATCATCTTGTACACAATGATCATCCTCTCCAACTCAACTATTATCTTGCTTTCTTGTGTGGACCCTCATCTCTACACTCCCATGTACTTCTTTCTTAGCAATCTTTCCTTCTTGGATCTCTGCTTTACCACAACCACTGTTCCCCATATGTTGTCCAACTTGTGGGGACCTGGCAAGATCATCACCTACACAGGCTGTGTCATCCAACTCTGCATGTTACTCTGTCTTGGTGCCACAGAATGTGTCATGTTGGTGGTGATGGCCTTTGATCGTTACATTGCTATCTGCCAACCCCTGCACTATACCATCATCATGGATCATCAGTTCTGTTGGAAGCTGGTGCTAATAGCCTGGATCTCTGGCCTAATAGAATCTGTTACCCAGATTCCTGTCACACTTCAGCTTCCCTTCTGCACCCACCACCGCCTAGATGACTTTCTCTGTGAGGTTCCTGCCCTCATACGCTTGACATGTGGAGACACCTCGGCCAGTGAGTGGCAGATGACAGTCTCTGCTGTTCTTTTCACCATCGTACCACTGGGGTTGATCCTGACTTCTTATGGCTACATAGCTCAAGCTTTAGGTAAAATCCAATCCAAGGATGGCAGACAGAAAGCCATTgccacctgctcctcccacctcatTGTGGTCTTTATGTTTTATGGAACAGTGGCACCAGTGTATACATACCCTAAGAATCACTTTGCTTCAAATTATAGCAAGTTCTTTACATTCTTCTACACTGCGGTCACACCATTGTTAAATCCACTCATCTATTCCCTAAGgaacaaagatgtaaaaaatgCCCTGATACAACTGCTAAGAAGAGGATCACCATAATGtgggctccatggtgtcagctcagagcctggagcctgcctcagattctgtgtttccctccgtttctgcccctcccccacttgtgctctgtctctgtccctcaaaaataaataaaaacttcaaaattttttttaaaaaattgggcacctcggtggctcagttgcttaagcatctgacttcagctcaggtcatgatcttgcggttcatgagttcaagtgccaggtcatgctctgtgctgtcagctaaGAGCCTAGAacttccttcagattctctgtctccctctctctctgcccctcccctgcttgtgttctgtctcttctctcaaaactgaataaacgttaaaaaaaaggttttaaaaaagtgTGGTTTTGTTTCAAAGGCAGTAATTTATTAATGAACTTTTAACTCTAtacttttatatgtaattttgttaAAACAATATATCTGTACAAATACAatgccagttttttttaaatatgaaattcattgtcagatttgtttccatacaacactcagtgctcatcccaacaggtgccctcctcaatgcctatcacccacattcccaccccccatcaaccctcagtttattcttagtttttaagagtttcttacggGAGTCTTTTGGGAATATGGCTGTGTAggaggaggacgctgggctcacctcctcctgctgatcgcttagatgcCACCTACATCTGCCTAAACAACCCAGAAAAACTACAGAAGACTAACAGAACAGAAACTTTGGAGCCAAGCAGAGACAAGAGGCCTAcaaaagagggtaggaagggtggagaggtggtgcaTACTACACGGaatggcgggagggagctggggcagtggaaGGGCAGCTCGCCCAGCgaggcagagcccccaaagtctggcttgcaaaagcggaggggctggactccatgagttctgacagccagcaggacttaacatctagaatgttaaaagtcaacagctctgctctcagagagcagggagagcaagaggacactgggaggaaGAGCTGTTGAGCTCCAGAAGACAGAACTCAGCTCAGCAGGGGAACAAAGGTCCTggcaagcaccatctccctctcccatgccccagccgaaattccaaaggtAACCAGTTCCcctcaccaaacttgcttgcaccagcGCGAACACCCAAGgaaaagaaactcttttttttaatataaattttattgttaaactggtttccatacaacacccagtgctcatcccaacaggtgccctcctcaatgcccatcacccatcctcccctccctcccacctcccataaaccctcagtttgttatcagtttttaagagtctcttatgctttggctctctcccactctaacctctttttttttttccttcccctcccccatgggtttctgttaagtttctcaggatccacataagagtgaaaacatatggtatctgtctttctctgtaggacttatttcacttagcaaaacactctccagttccaaccatgatgctacaaaaggccatatttcattctttctcattgccaaatagtattccattgtgtacataaaccacaatttctttatccattcatcagttgatggacatttaggctctttccataatttggctattgttgaaagtgctgctataaacattggggtacaaatgcccctatgcatcagcactcctgtatcccttggggaaattcctagcagtgctattgctgggtcatagggtagatctagttgtaattttttgaagaacctccacactgttttccagagtggctgcaccaatttgcattcccaccaacagtgcaagagggttcctttttatcCACATCTTTGCCAGTGTCTATGgtctcctcatttgttcatttttgccactctggcgtgaggtgacatctcagtgtggttttgatttgtatttccctgatgatgactgacattgagcatctttttcatgtgcctgtgggccatctggatgtcttctttagagaagtgtctattcatgttttctgcccatttcttcactgggttatttgtttttcaggtgcagagtttggtgagctctttatagattttggttactagccctttgtccgatatgtcatttgcaaatatcttttcccattccgttggttcccttttagttttgttgattgtttcctttgcagtgcagaaactttttatcttcatgaggtcccaatacttcactcttgcttttaattcccttgcttttggggatgtgtcaagtaagaaattgctgcagctgaggtcagagaggttttttcctgttttctcatctagggttttgatggtttcctgtctcacattccggtcctttatccattttgagtttgtttttgtgaatggtgtaagaaagtggtctagtttcattcttctgcatgttgctgtccagttctcccagcaccatttgttaaagagactgtcttttttacatTGGATACTCTTtaatgctttgtcaaagattagttggccatactttagTGGGTccattctggagtctctatttttttttttaattttttttcaacgtttatttatttttgggacagagagagacagagcatgaacgggggaggggcagagagagagggagacacagaatcggaaacaggctccaggctctgagccatcagcccagagcccgacgcggggctcgaactcacgtaccgcgagatcgtgacctggctgaagtcggacgcttaactgactgcgccacccaggcgccccctggagtctctattttattccattgatctatgtatctgtttttgtgccaataccatgctgtcttgatgatgacagctttgtaggagaggctaaagtctgggattgtgatgcctcctgctttggtcttcttcaaaattacgtTGGCTCttcagggccttttgtgattccatacaaattttaggattgcttgttctatctttgagaagaatgctggtgcaattttgattgggattgcattgaatgtgtagatagctttgggtagtattgatattttgacaatatttattcttccaatccatgagcacggaatgtttttcaaattctttgtatcttcttcaacttccttcataagctttctgtagttttcacacacagatcttttacatctttggttaggtttattcctatgtattttataattcttggtgcaattgtgaatgggatcagtttctttatttgtctttcctttgcttcagtattagtgtataagaatgcaactgatttctgtacattgattttgtatcctgagacgtTGATGAAATTAcgtatcagttttagcagacttttgatggagtctatCGTGTTGTCCAtgcataatatcatgtcatctgcaaaaagtgaaaatttgacttcatgtttgccaattttgatgcctttaatttcctttttttttttttgtctgattgctgatgctagaagttccaacactgttaaacaacagcggtgagagtggacatccctgctgtgttcctgatctcaggggtaaagctttcagtttttcccctttgaggatgatactagctgtgggcttttcataaatggcttttatgatggttaagtatgttccttctatcctggtTTTCTCGGGGAGGTTTATTAAAAAGattctgaattttgtcaaattcttgttctgcatcgattgacaggatcatattgttcttttcctttttttattaatgtgatgtatcacattgattgatttgtgaatgttgaaccagccctgcatccaaggaatgaatcccacttgatcatggtgaataattatttttatatgctaataaattctatttgctagcatcttgttgagaattttccatccatattcatcagggatattggcctctagttctctttttttgctgagtctctgtctggtttgggaatcaaataATGCTGActtatagaatgagtctggaagtttttcttccctttctattttttggaacagcttgaagaaggataggtattatctctgcttaaaACGTCTGGTAGCATTCCCCAGGTTCGCCATCTGGTCTGGGACtcttgttgggaggtttttgataactgattcaatttcttcgctggttatgggtctgttcaagttttctatctTCCTATTTAAGTTTTGGAAGTGGGTGTCtgcttaggaatttttccatttcttccaggttgtccagtttgttggcatataattcttcatagtattctctgataattgtttgtatttcttaggGATCcattgtaataattccattttcattcatgattctATCTATTTggctcatttccttttctttttgcaaagcctggttacaggtttatcaattttgtttatttgttcaaaaaacgaactcttggtttcattgatctgctctagtttttttagattctatattatttctgttctgatctttattatttcccttcttctgctgggtttggagtatctttgctgttctgtttctatttcctttaggtgtgctgttagattttgtatttgggatttttcttatttcgtgagataggcctggattgtaatattttcctctcagaactgcctttgctcatcccaaagcgtttggattgttgtattttcattttcatttattttcatttattttttaatttcttgtctaatttcctggttgacccattcattctttagtagggtgttctttaacctacatgcttttggaggttttccagactttttcttgtggttgatttcaggtttcatagcattgtggtctgaaagtgtgcatggtatgatctcaattcttgtatacttatgaagggctgttttgtgaccttgtatgtgatctatcttggggaatgtttcatgtgtacttgagaagaaagtatattcttttgctttgggatacagagctctaaatatatctgtcaagtccatctgatccaatgtatcattcagggtccttgtttctttattggtcttgtgtctagatgttctatccattgctctaagtggggtattaaagtcccttgcaattaccacattcttatcaataaggttgcttatgtttgtgattgattgtttatatatatttgggggctcccatattcagtgcatacacatttataattgttagctctccctgatggatagaccctgtaattattatataatgcccttattcatctcgagtttgtctgatataagtctagtttgtctgatataagtatggctactccagctttcttttgatttccaggaGCAtcatagttctccatcccttcactttcaatctcaaggtgtcctcaggtctaaaatgagtctctcatagacagcaaatagatgggtcttgtatTTTTATCCACTGtcataccctatgtcttttgactggagcattttgtccatttacattcgATGTTATTATtcaaagatatggatttagagtcattgtaatgtctgtaggtttcatgcttgtagtgatgtctctggtcctttgtggtccttgcaacatttcactcacagaatccccctttggatctcttgtagggctggtttagtggtgatgaattccttcagtttttggtttgtttttttttttggaaaacctttttctttcattctattctgaatgacagacttgctggataaaggattctcagctgcatattttcctgtttatcacattgaagatttcctgacattcctttctggcctgccaggtttcagtagataggtctgctactacccttatgtgtctaccatTGTAGGTCATGGCCTATAtatccctagcttctttcagaattctctctttatacttgtgttttgccagtttcactctgatatgTCCTACAGAAGACttattcaagttacatctgaagggagttctctttgcttcttggatttcaatgcctttttccttccccagatcagggaagttctcagctatgatttgttcaagtacacattcaggccttttctctctctcttctgcttctggaattcctatgatactgatattgttctgtttgcatcacttagttctctagttcccccctcatactcctggatttttttaatctttttctcagcttcctctttttccataattttaacttctaattcaccttttctctcctccacttCTTCAGTCCGTGCTACGGCCaccttccttttattttgcacctcatttatagcattttttagctcctcatgactatttcttagtcccttgatctgtaccaatagattctctgctgtcctctatgcttttttcaagccccatgattaattttatgactattattctaaattcttattccattattgcttaaatcgtttttgatcaatttgttatcTGTCGccacttcctggagtttcttttgaggagaattcttatgtttcatcattttgggtaatCCCTATGGTAGCTCCAAACTCCAGGGCACTTCCCTTTGTTGTCCAGAATAACTTGTGTTGGAGGATGGGGCTGCATTCAGACCCAATGTctctccccagcccaccactggggccacagtcagactgatgtgtctccctctgtctgcccctctgatgactgcactctgtctctctcattgtgtcaaaaataaataaacattaaaaaaaatttagctgTATGAGTTGGGTATTttggagaacttaaaaaaaaattcagagaaggaagattgtaggaatatctttaaaaaattcagagaaggaagaattgtAAGAATAGCCACTTGTTTCACTATACATGGCCAGATGAAATGTAGCTAAGTGTtctaacttcattatttttttactctcttGTCCCACAATATAccattaatactttttaataataGTACTTGTTACATTTACTTCCACcttaaaatattcctttctttaATAGTAGGTCACTCCTTGTCAGTCTTAGTAACTATGTGGAAAAATCCTTTTGAATTTGATCACTGTCTTCATACTGAGTCCATATTACTAAGCACAAAGATAAGAATAAGTGTTAAATTAGTTcaacaaatggaatttttatggaatggaattttatgattttgttttagaaatcagCCTAATTTCCAGTGGGCCCAAAGTAGCCTCTGAAATTGTCACTGATCTTTTCTTACtgattcaaaaaagtaaaaaacaaactttgaatgaaaaaaaaatcaagactccCATTTTGCAGGatagaaaaataatggaatataatATCCAAGAAATTATGACATTcgaaaaaatgaatttttcaaaggcagataaacatttattaataggTCACATCATAGTACacaaaataaacctaaacaaatatataatagctaaaattataataatgatatAAGACTAGAAATTAATagcataaaaatttaaacatttcaggAAAATACCTATTTATATGGAAAGCAAATGTACCTCTAAATAATCAACATACCAAAGAGGAGGTGTCAAATGAAAATcctgagaaaataaaactatcaatACTGAATTATTAATTCAGGTAAATTTTCCCTTaaaagcaaggggaggggcacctgggtggctccgtctgttaagcaacaaactcttggtttctgaATTCAaaccccgtgtctggctctgtgctgatagcatggagcctgcttgggattctctctctccctctctcttactgtttctctctctttctgtcccaaaaataaataaataataaacacttttcagaaataaaagtaaggaaaacataaaatttactttttttctttttcacagtgtAGTATCAATTAATTAAACATATGGCTAGTCCCATATACTCCTACACATATCTTTACAAAAACATATCTTAAAGAAGACATTACTCGAAAGAAAGTTTATACACAGTATACTTTCAATGAGTTAAGTACAGGGCTATCCCCATATGATTTTACACATACCTTACAAAAACATATATCTTAATAAAAGAAGATGCTACTTGAAAGGTTGATACACAGTATAATTTCAATGAGTTAAGCATACAGCTATTCCTATATGCTTTTACATGTAAATTTACAAATTCTTATATCTTAATGAAAGAAGATGTTACCTGAAAGATATTTTCTACATACTGTAGTTTTGTTAAATTAAGGAAAGCTCTATTCCCATATGTCTCTCTATATACACGTTTACAAACTCATTAGGGAAACTATTATGCTTAATGCATAAATACACAAGGACCAGGAGCTTGGAAAAGAAGACAACAGCAATAAAGTTTTAGAAGCTGGAAAGCAGAAGCTTAAACAGTATTTGACttattaaagcttaaaaaaaggcaaactatTAGGTTGGCAATGGCTAATGCTCAGAAGGAAGTTAAATTATGCTGGAAGAAACTGCAAAAGCTTAAAGGAGGAGTAACCTGGTACATTAGTCGGACAGATTATTTTCAATGGAAACAGACCATTCCAAG encodes:
- the LOC123378950 gene encoding olfactory receptor 2H1-like, translating into MTNKSFPTGFILLGFSEWPHLEMLLFWIVIILYTMIILSNSTIILLSCVDPHLYTPMYFFLSNLSFLDLCFTTTTVPHMLSNLWGPGKIITYTGCVIQLCMLLCLGATECVMLVVMAFDRYIAICQPLHYTIIMDHQFCWKLVLIAWISGLIESVTQIPVTLQLPFCTHHRLDDFLCEVPALIRLTCGDTSASEWQMTVSAVLFTIVPLGLILTSYGYIAQALGKIQSKDGRQKAIATCSSHLIVVFMFYGTVAPVYTYPKNHFASNYSKFFTFFYTAVTPLLNPLIYSLRNKDVKNALIQLLRRGSP